The nucleotide sequence CAAGGTATTACCAAAGAAATCATGCAGATTGCCTTGGCGCAAGCCAAAGACGCTCGTCTGCACATCTTGGAACAGATGAAAGCCGCCGTGGCAGGTCCGCAAGAATTGTCTGCCCATGCTCCGCGCCTATTCACCATGAAAATCAACCAAGACAAAATCCGCGACGTTATCGGCAAAGGCGGCGAAACCATCCGCGCGATTACTGCTGAAACCGGTACTGAAATCAATATCGCGGAAGACGGCACCATCACTATTGCCGCAACCACTCAAGAAGCAGGCGATGCAGCGAAAAAACGCATCGAAGAAATCACTGCCGAAGTGGAAGTGGGCAAAGTATACGAAGGTACTGTGGTTAAAATCCTCGACAACAACGTCGGCGCCATCGTCAGCGTGATGCCGGGTAAAGACGGTTTGGTACACATCAGCCAAATCGCCCACGAGCGCGTACGCAACGTCAGCGACTATCTGCAAGTCGGTCAGGTTGTAAATGTGAAAGCATTGGAAGTGGACGACCGCGGCCGCGTGCGCCTGTCTATCAAAGCTTTGGTCGAAGCTCCTGCCCGCGAAGAAAAAGCACCTGAATAATCGTTGAGTCGATTTTGATTGATGAAAGGTCGTCTGAAAAATTTCAGATGACCTTTTTTACTGAATGTAGATGAAAAAGTAGGGGGGAGGAATATTAAGTTGAATTGTCTTGTGTCGGAACTTTGATTCCACATTCCCTTTTAAGCAGTAGTTAGGGTGAATGTTGAAAGGTCGTCTGAAAACCATTTTTCTTGGTTTCCAGACGACGTTTTATATCAATAATATTCGGGACAATCAGATATATTGGACCGAAATAATGTCGTATTCGCGAACGCCGCCGGGAGCTTGTACTTCGGCTACGTCGCCTTCTTCTTTACCGATTAGGGCGCGGGCAATAGGGGAGCCAACGTAGATTTTACCTTCTTTGATGTCCGCTTCGTCTTCGCCTACGATTTGATAGGTAACGTGTTCTTCGGTTTCTAAATCTTCCAAAGTTACGGTCGTACCGAAGACAATTTTGCCTTCTGCGTGGATTTCGGCAGGGTTGATGATGTGTGCCATGGACAATTTGTGTTCCAGTTCGGAAATACGACCTTCAATAAAGCCTTGTTTTTCTTTGGCAGCTTCATATTCGGCGTTTTCGGACAAGTCGCCGTGTGAACGGGCTTCGGCGATGGCTTCGATGATTTCGGGACGGGCGACGCTTTTGAGGCGTTGCAATTCTTGTTTGAGCAGTTCTGCGCCGCGTGCGGTCAATGGAATTTTTTGCATGGTTTGTCGTCTCCGCAAAAGCGTTTGGCTGCTTTTGCCTGGTAAATACGCGGTAAATATAATCCGCAAAATGAAAATAAAAATACAAGCCGCCTAAATCCCGGCGGCTTGTCTGTATAAGAATGAATGGCGGTATTGTACCAAAACCAGGGGAAACTGCAACGGCAATCGGCTTTTCTCCTACTTTGGTGTGGCTTTAGTCCAAATGTTCGCTGCTTTGTGCCAAAACGGTACGGTTGCCGTTGGTTTCGGCAGGCGAAACGATGCCGTCTGCTTCCATTTGGTCAATCAGGCGGGCGGCACGGTTATAGCCGATGCGTAATTGACGCTGGATGCCGGAAATGCTGGCTTTGCGCGTTTTCAGAACGACAGAGACTGCTTCGTCATACATCGGGTCAACTTCGCTGTCGCTGCTGCGGCTGATGCCCGGCAGATCGTCGGTTGTGCCGCTCATCAGAATATCGTCAATGTAATCGGGCTCGCCGAATTGT is from Neisseria sicca and encodes:
- the greA gene encoding transcription elongation factor GreA, which translates into the protein MQKIPLTARGAELLKQELQRLKSVARPEIIEAIAEARSHGDLSENAEYEAAKEKQGFIEGRISELEHKLSMAHIINPAEIHAEGKIVFGTTVTLEDLETEEHVTYQIVGEDEADIKEGKIYVGSPIARALIGKEEGDVAEVQAPGGVREYDIISVQYI